One Niabella beijingensis DNA window includes the following coding sequences:
- a CDS encoding MBL fold metallo-hydrolase, producing the protein MLHTIRLTTIIFLFTLLGQVNKLHAQSYFFERVYDETLSQASFVIGDLKTKEAIVVDPKRDIDTYLEIAKTNNLTITKVTETHIHADFLSGSRELAAATKAELLLSDEGGTDWQYQFQHTGLKDGSIISIGQVELKVMHTPGHTPESITFLVSDTKVPATPQRAITGDFIFVGNVGRPDLLEKAAGQIGSQEQGARQLYASIQKFSKLPDELEIWAGHGAGSFCGKSLSTIPHSTLKEEKQNSKAFQFKNDENGFVKYILDGQPAPPKYFAVMKQLNKAERPLLIQVPIYPKLDAKAFRQSIDDNLLIIDTRNKEVVAKGNIPNSLHIENGKSISTWLGSLADYQQQLVLITEESKTEDLTRKLMRIGMDNIYGFVTDLDNMNIKLEQSDLVSAEELEKHIGKNDIQIIDVRSDSEYESGHIKGVNHIVLTSLENNLDKINTDKPVIVHCQSGLRAAMAYSLLKRKGIKNLRMYLGGINEWSEKNKELVK; encoded by the coding sequence ATGTTGCACACAATAAGATTAACAACGATTATTTTTCTGTTTACGTTGTTAGGACAAGTTAATAAATTGCATGCCCAAAGCTATTTTTTCGAGCGTGTATATGATGAAACACTGTCACAGGCAAGTTTTGTGATAGGCGATTTAAAAACCAAAGAAGCTATTGTGGTTGACCCCAAACGGGATATAGATACCTATTTGGAAATTGCTAAAACCAACAATCTCACCATTACTAAAGTAACTGAAACCCACATTCATGCCGATTTTTTAAGCGGTTCCCGTGAGTTGGCAGCCGCCACCAAAGCCGAATTGTTACTTTCTGATGAGGGTGGAACAGACTGGCAATATCAGTTTCAGCACACAGGACTAAAAGACGGTAGCATTATCTCAATCGGTCAGGTAGAACTGAAAGTAATGCACACACCTGGTCATACGCCTGAAAGTATTACTTTTTTGGTAAGCGATACAAAAGTACCCGCTACGCCTCAAAGAGCCATTACAGGTGATTTCATTTTCGTGGGTAACGTTGGACGTCCCGACTTATTGGAAAAGGCAGCAGGTCAAATCGGGTCACAAGAGCAAGGAGCCAGGCAGCTTTATGCTTCCATTCAAAAATTTTCCAAATTACCGGATGAGTTGGAAATATGGGCTGGACACGGAGCAGGTTCATTTTGTGGAAAGAGCCTAAGTACTATTCCGCATTCTACATTAAAGGAAGAAAAGCAGAATAGCAAAGCCTTTCAGTTTAAAAATGATGAAAATGGCTTTGTAAAATATATTTTAGACGGGCAACCAGCACCGCCGAAATATTTTGCGGTAATGAAGCAATTAAACAAGGCAGAACGTCCGTTGCTGATACAAGTTCCGATATATCCGAAATTGGATGCTAAGGCATTTAGGCAATCAATAGATGATAACCTGCTCATTATTGATACACGCAATAAAGAAGTGGTAGCGAAAGGGAATATCCCGAATAGCCTGCATATAGAAAATGGCAAATCAATCAGCACTTGGCTGGGTTCTTTAGCCGATTATCAGCAGCAGCTGGTATTGATAACAGAGGAAAGCAAAACAGAAGATTTAACCCGGAAACTAATGCGTATCGGAATGGATAATATCTATGGTTTTGTCACCGACTTAGATAACATGAATATCAAGCTGGAGCAATCTGACCTCGTGAGTGCGGAAGAACTCGAAAAGCATATAGGTAAAAACGATATTCAAATCATAGACGTAAGAAGCGATAGCGAATATGAAAGCGGGCATATCAAAGGGGTCAATCATATAGTACTAACCTCGTTGGAAAATAACTTGGATAAAATCAATACTGACAAACCTGTTATTGTACATTGTCAAAGCGGATTACGTGCTGCGATGGCTTACTCTTTACTGAAAAGAAAAGGCATAAAAAACCTACGCATGTACTTAGGAGGGATTAATGAATGGTCGGAAAAAAATAAAGAATTGGTTAAGTAG
- a CDS encoding DUF6691 family protein, with protein sequence MQLHRDTEKDLQLRETDAMCVNESRLEHKWYHNLKYLIVGVLFGIVFVKSEVISWFRIQEMFRLQSFHMYGIIGSAVITGMISVFLIKKFNIKTIYGEPIKIAPKKFNKGQIIGGLIFGFGWAMTGACPGPLFAQIGTGATVVAVTLLSAIAGTWVYGLLREKLPH encoded by the coding sequence ACATAGAGATACAGAAAAAGATTTACAGCTTCGTGAAACGGATGCAATGTGCGTCAACGAAAGCCGTTTAGAACATAAATGGTATCATAACCTCAAATATCTGATAGTAGGCGTGCTTTTCGGTATCGTATTCGTAAAATCAGAGGTAATAAGCTGGTTCCGCATACAGGAAATGTTTCGCCTGCAATCATTTCACATGTACGGCATTATCGGAAGTGCGGTTATTACAGGAATGATTTCCGTTTTCCTGATAAAAAAGTTCAACATCAAAACCATATACGGGGAGCCTATTAAAATTGCACCTAAAAAATTCAATAAAGGGCAAATCATTGGAGGCTTAATTTTTGGCTTTGGATGGGCTATGACCGGAGCCTGTCCGGGTCCGCTTTTTGCTCAAATTGGAACAGGGGCTACCGTTGTCGCCGTTACCTTGTTGAGCGCCATTGCTGGCACATGGGTTTACGGCTTGTTAAGGGAGAAACTACCTCATTAA